Proteins encoded within one genomic window of Verrucomicrobiia bacterium:
- a CDS encoding 1-deoxy-D-xylulose-5-phosphate reductoisomerase, whose product MQKKVVILGSTGSIGTSSLKVARDIPHRMKVVGLAGGKNRELLLKQAQEFSPALISVMSQEDAQWLESRVPNGMKVVWGEEGLIQLAELAEANLVIVAIVGTGGLKPALTAVRAGKDIAVASKEILVMAGQVVMPLAKAKGVKVLPVDSEHNAIFQCLEGRKVEEVRRIILTASGGPFLETPLEHFPMLTKAQALKHPTWVMGQKITIDSATLFNKGLEMIEARWLFDLPMEKVDVVVHQQSIIHSMVEFVDCSILAQLSYSDMCFPIQYAVTYPERLKNSLAPLDFTKVRALTFEAPDEKRFPALRLARQADAKGGTMPAVLNAANEVAVQHFLEERLSFPGIWEVVEKVMESHKEVASPDLKAILQADQEARRIAEEILKEVK is encoded by the coding sequence ATGCAAAAGAAAGTTGTTATTTTAGGTTCCACGGGTTCCATTGGCACGAGTTCATTAAAAGTGGCTCGTGATATTCCCCATCGCATGAAAGTGGTCGGATTGGCTGGGGGGAAGAATCGTGAGTTATTATTGAAACAAGCTCAGGAGTTTTCTCCTGCTTTAATCAGTGTGATGAGTCAAGAGGATGCCCAGTGGTTGGAAAGTCGTGTGCCGAATGGGATGAAAGTAGTTTGGGGCGAGGAAGGGTTGATTCAATTAGCAGAATTGGCAGAGGCGAATTTGGTGATTGTGGCGATTGTTGGCACGGGAGGATTAAAACCTGCTTTGACGGCAGTTCGTGCGGGTAAGGATATTGCAGTGGCGAGCAAGGAGATTCTGGTAATGGCGGGGCAGGTGGTGATGCCATTGGCGAAAGCAAAAGGGGTGAAAGTTTTGCCAGTGGATTCTGAGCATAATGCGATTTTTCAATGTTTGGAGGGGCGCAAAGTAGAGGAAGTGCGACGTATTATTTTAACCGCTTCCGGCGGGCCTTTTTTGGAGACGCCTCTAGAGCATTTTCCGATGTTGACGAAAGCGCAAGCGTTAAAACATCCGACTTGGGTGATGGGACAAAAAATTACGATTGATTCGGCAACTTTATTTAATAAAGGTTTGGAGATGATTGAAGCGCGTTGGTTGTTTGATTTGCCAATGGAAAAAGTGGATGTGGTGGTGCATCAGCAAAGTATTATTCATTCGATGGTGGAGTTTGTGGATTGTTCTATTTTGGCGCAGTTAAGTTATTCGGACATGTGTTTTCCGATTCAGTATGCGGTGACTTATCCGGAGCGTTTGAAAAATAGTTTGGCACCTTTGGATTTTACCAAAGTCAGGGCGTTAACGTTTGAAGCGCCGGATGAAAAACGGTTTCCTGCGTTGCGTTTGGCGAGGCAGGCGGATGCTAAGGGGGGGACGATGCCCGCAGTTTTGAATGCAGCCAATGAAGTAGCCGTCCAACATTTTTTGGAAGAGCGGTTATCGTTTCCTGGGATTTGGGAGGTTGTAGAAAAGGTAATGGAGAGTCATAAGGAGGTTGCTTCGCCAGATTTAAAGGCTATATTGCAAGCAGATCAGGAAGCGCGAAGAATAGCGGAAGAAATTTTGAAAGAGGTGAAGTAA
- a CDS encoding phosphatidate cytidylyltransferase — MARSNFLRRAFSTLLLWGLILGVIIFDWDWGFGLLIPAIGTIALGEFFYALRNKGIRSFRKTGIVSGLFFLIGSWLILSGRVTFLSQALFELICLLIFLLGILSRQVFDRSQTTPVLTVAVTFFGIFYVIWLFNFVTRLVYFPATGREPFLLLYLLLVTKMTDIGAYIGGSLFGRHKLLPEVSPKKTWEGFIVGVLCSVGVSYGLIAGFPERLTLIPKEWAIGLGLIISLVSVVGDLAESVMKRDTQVKDSGGFIPGIGGALDLIDSVLFTAPVLYLFLQLRATL; from the coding sequence ATGGCAAGGTCTAATTTTTTAAGGCGCGCTTTTTCCACGTTGCTTTTATGGGGACTTATTTTAGGAGTCATTATTTTTGATTGGGATTGGGGATTTGGATTATTAATTCCGGCGATTGGGACGATTGCTTTAGGAGAGTTTTTTTATGCTTTACGCAATAAAGGGATTCGCAGTTTTCGAAAAACAGGAATTGTTAGCGGTCTCTTTTTTTTAATTGGTAGTTGGTTGATTTTAAGTGGGCGGGTAACTTTTTTATCGCAAGCGCTTTTCGAACTCATTTGTTTATTGATTTTTTTATTAGGCATTTTATCGCGACAAGTTTTCGATCGCTCGCAAACTACGCCTGTGTTGACAGTGGCAGTGACTTTTTTCGGTATTTTTTATGTGATTTGGCTTTTTAATTTTGTGACACGGTTGGTTTATTTTCCCGCAACAGGTCGTGAACCATTTCTCCTGCTGTATTTATTGCTAGTAACAAAGATGACAGATATTGGTGCTTATATTGGGGGAAGTTTATTTGGCCGCCATAAATTGTTGCCAGAGGTCAGCCCTAAAAAAACTTGGGAAGGTTTTATAGTGGGTGTTTTGTGTTCGGTGGGTGTGAGTTATGGTTTAATTGCTGGATTTCCAGAGCGTTTGACTTTGATTCCTAAGGAGTGGGCGATTGGCTTGGGTTTAATTATTTCTTTGGTAAGTGTGGTGGGTGATTTGGCTGAGTCGGTGATGAAACGAGACACACAGGTGAAGGATTCAGGCGGATTTATTCCGGGAATTGGCGGGGCGTTAGATTTGATCGATAGCGTTTTATTTACTGCGCCGGTGTTGTATTTATTTTTACAATTACGGGCAACACTTTAG
- a CDS encoding isoprenyl transferase has protein sequence MKKGVDNNDLKRIPRHVAIIMDGNGRWAKKRGLPRIQGHRQGVESVRAVVRAAGEVGVEYLTLYAFSVENWLRPKTEVKLLMEFLKRFLRDELAELQTNNVKLQAIGRLTDLPKDVQEELHRTILATSRNTGLTLILALSYSGRVELVEAVRSIVREVQSGHLDWAQIDETVIGHHLYTRYYPEPDLLIRTSGEMRLSNFLLWQLSYTELYVTQTLWPDFRKVQFLEALKDFSNRQRRYGKV, from the coding sequence ATGAAAAAAGGGGTTGATAATAATGACTTAAAACGGATTCCGCGTCATGTGGCTATTATCATGGATGGCAACGGACGTTGGGCTAAGAAGAGAGGATTGCCTCGAATTCAAGGGCATCGTCAAGGTGTGGAATCGGTTCGTGCGGTGGTTCGCGCAGCGGGAGAAGTAGGCGTGGAGTATCTAACGCTTTATGCGTTTTCGGTGGAAAATTGGTTGCGACCCAAAACAGAAGTCAAACTTCTCATGGAGTTTTTAAAACGGTTTTTGCGCGATGAATTGGCAGAGTTGCAAACGAATAACGTCAAGTTGCAAGCGATCGGGCGTTTAACAGATTTACCAAAAGATGTACAAGAGGAGTTGCATCGCACGATTCTTGCTACGAGTCGAAACACAGGGTTAACGTTGATTTTAGCGCTGAGTTATAGTGGTCGTGTCGAGCTTGTGGAAGCAGTGCGATCGATTGTGCGAGAAGTGCAAAGTGGGCATTTGGATTGGGCGCAAATTGATGAAACGGTTATTGGCCATCATCTTTATACGCGTTATTATCCCGAACCGGATTTGTTGATTCGCACGAGTGGTGAAATGCGTCTGAGCAATTTTTTGTTATGGCAGTTATCGTATACTGAGTTATATGTAACGCAAACCTTATGGCCCGATTTTCGGAAGGTGCAATTTTTAGAAGCGTTGAAGGATTTTTCAAACCGACAAAGACGTTATGGCAAGGTCTAA